The Erythrobacter litoralis HTCC2594 nucleotide sequence TCATCTGCCCGGCTTCGACCTGCCCCATCGTACCCACCACTTCAGGATGCCCGGCGTGGCCGATAAACACGATATGTCGGTCTTTCTCGATCTGTCTCTCGGCCTGACGATGAACCTTGCTTACGAGCGGGCAGGTCGCATCGACATAGAGCAATTGCCGCCGGTCGGCTTCGGCCGGCACCGACTTCGGCACACCGTGCGCACTGAACACCACGGGGACACCGTCCGGCACCTCGTCGAGCTCTTCGACGAAGATGGCCCCTTTTTCACGCAAAGCGTCGACCACGTACTTGTTGTGCACGATCTCATGCCGGACATAGACCGGCGCACCGTATTTATCGAGGGCGCGTTCGACGATGTCGATGGCGCGGTCGACACCGGCACAAAAGCCACGCGGAGCCGCAATCAGGAGGCTCAAGCCGGGTTTGCCGGACTGCGAGGGCTCGGGGGATTGAAAGGGAGCGTTCATAGCCCGCCCTCTAGCGCTTTCGAAAGACGCCCGCTAGGGGACGCGTGAGCGATTGACGTGAGGACTTCGATGAACTGCAATTTCCGCCCGACCCTTGCCCTGGCCGCACTGGCGGTGCTGGCGGCGTGTTCCAATGAAGGCGAACTCGTCCTGGCAGAGGGGGTTGGCGTGACCGCGGTGCGCACGGCGTGCCCGTCGGTCGGGGTGCCCGATTACACCGGCGACATTACCACTTTCCGCAGCCCGACTTCGCGGACGGTCAACGATATCGACGTCACTGCGGCGATTACCAATGTCCGCTCGACCTGCGACGAGACCGGCGATCGGATTTACAGCAATGTGACGTTCGACGTGCTCGCGACGCGTGCCGATGCGCGCGGTGCCCGCACCGTGGAACTGCCCTATTTTTCGACTGTGCTGCGCGGCGGCACGGCGGTGGTCAGCAAGCGGGTAGGCTCGGTCACGGTGAGTTTCGCCGATGGGCAGGCGCGCGCGCAAGGCAGCGGCCAGGCAGGCGCCTTCATCAACCGCGCGGAAGCGACATTGCCGGCCGACATTCGCGAGCGGATTACCCGCAAGCGCAAACCGGGCGATGTCGACGCCGCGCTCGACCCGCTGGCCGATCCGCAGGTTCGCGCCGCGTTGCAACGGGCGACCTTCGAACTGCTTGTGGGTTTCCAGCTGAGCGAGAGCCAGCTGGCATACAACGCGACCCGCTAAACGCCCCGCCAATCTCGCTTTGCGATAGGGCGCGTTTCCGGCTAACCGCGCCCGCATGTCCGAATTGAACACGATTCACGCCGCCTTCGCTGCGAAGGTCGATGCGGTGCTGTCCGCGCTCGAAGCCGAAGGCACGCTGCCTGCCGGTGTCGAGCGCCGCAATGTGACGGTCGAACCGCCGCGCGACCCATCGCACGGAGACCTGGCGACCAACGCCGCCATGGTGCTGGCCAAACAGGCCGCCACCAATCCGCGCGCGCTCGCGGAAAAGATCGTCGAGCATCTCGAGCGCGATCCCGATATCACCGAGACGGCAATTGCCGGGCCCGGCTTCATCAATCTGCGTCTGGCCGACCGCGCGTGGCTGGGCGAACTCGAAGCGATTGCGGCGTTGGGCGAGGGCTATGGCCGTTCTCAGATGGGCGAGGGCAAGCGGGTCAATGTCGAATATGTTTCCGCCAATCCGACCGGCCCGATGCACATGGGGCATTGTCGCGGCGCGGTGGTCGGCGATGCCTTGGCGGCGTTGCTGGAATATGCCGGACACGAGGTCACGCGCGAATATTATGTCAACGACGCTGGCGGACAAGTCGATACGCTCGCCCGTTCGGCGCACTTGCGTTACCGCGAGGCGCTGGGCGAAGATATCGGCGCAATTCCCGGGGGCCTTTACCCTGGAGACTACCTGAAACCGGTGGGCGAATATCTCGCGCAGGAACTGGGCGATCGCTTCAAGGATGCGCCGGAAGACGAATGGCTGCCGATATTCCGCGCCGAGGCGGTCGAAAAGATGATGGACGTCATCCGCGCCGACCTCGCGCTTCTGGGCATCCATCACGACCTGTTTTCGTCCGAGGCGGCGCTGCAGGCAGCGGGCAAGCCCGAGCAGGCCGAGGCGTGGCTGCGCGAGCATGGTCTTGTCTATGACGGCGTGCTCGAACAGCCCAAGGGCAAGGTGATCGAGGACTGGGAGCCGGTCGAACTGCCGCTGTTCCGTTCGACCAAGTTCGGCGACGATCAGGATCGACCGATCAGGAAATCCGACGGCAAATGGACCTATTTCGGGGCCGATCTTGCCTATCACATGCAGAAGGCGGAAGAAGCCGATGCGCTGATCGACATCTGGGGCGCCGACCATGCGGGCACGGTCAAGCGGATCAAGGCGGCGGTGGCGGCGCTATCGGAAGGGCAGGGCAAGCCGATTCCCTTCGATGTAAAGCTTGTACAAATGGTGCAACTGATGCGCGCGGGCGAGCCGGTGAAGATGTCTAAGCGTTCGGGCAATTTCATCACCATCGCCGACATGGTCGAGGAGGTCGGCAAGGATGTCGTTCGTTTCACCATGCTGACCCGCAAACCCGAAGCGCAGATGGATTTCGATTTCGCCAAGGTAGTGGAAGCGTCCAAGGACAATCCGGTTTTCTACGTCCAGTATGCCCACGCACGGATCCATTCGACGTTGCGCAAGGCCAGGGCCGAAGGGATCGAGCCTTCGACAGAGGCGATCGCACAGCTGGGCGAGGAAGAACTGGGCCTGATCAAACAGGCGGCGCAATTCCCGCGCATCGTCGAAGCGGCGGCCGCAGCGCGCGAACCACATCGGATCGCCTTCTTCCTTTATGATCTCGCGAGCGCGTTCCATTCGTTTTACAATCTCGGGAACGACAATCCGTCGAAACGCGTCATTCTGGCACAGGATCCGGCGCTTTCCGCAGCAAGGCTTTTCCTGATCGACACAATCGGGCAAGTTATCCGCAATGGGCTAACCCTGCTCGGGGTCGAGGCCGTGGAGGAGATGTGAGATGATCGCTGAGAGCGGTGACAGGGACAAGCACGACGAGCCGATCGAGCAGTTCGAAGACGAGCAGGAAACCGACGAGCTCGACCTCGACGACGATGAACCGCTGCCGTGGCTCGAATCCTCGGATTACGAAGAGGAAGAGGGCGTCGATACAGGTCGTCTCATCGGGTTCGTTCTGCTCGGCCTGCTGGCGCTTGGATTGATCCTGGGTGCCTTCTATTTCCTGACCAATCGGGGCACGGATCCTGAGCTGGTGGCCGACGGTTCGACCATCGAGGCGCCAGAAGGCGACTTCAAGGAACGCCCCGAGGACCCGGGTGGCAAGGAATTCGCCGGAACCGGCGATGTCGCACCGGCTGTCGGCGAAGGCCAGGCCCGCGAAGGGCGTCTGGCCGAGGGCAACCGGGCCGGCGGTTCGGGCGATGGCTCCGGTTCCAGCGCGCGACCGAGCGTGGATGCACCGACCGCCGGTTCGACCGGCAACGCCAGCGCAAGCGGCGGCGTCGGCGTCCAGGTCGGCGCCTATTCGACCCGCGCTTCGGCCGAACAGGGCTGGCAACAGCTGACGCGGCAGACCGATGCGCTGAGCGGCTTCAAATACCGTATCCAGCAGGGCACCGCCGATATCGGCACCGTCTATCGCCTGCAGGCAGTCGCGGGCGATGCGGCGGCTGCGAACCGCCTGTGCGATGCGTTGAAAGCCGATGGGGTCGCCTGCCAGGTCAAGCGCTAGGACTCGCTTGGTCGCGCCGGTAAAACTGCATAGCTAATATCCACACCGGGAAGCCCCGCCGCCCTTGTGGCAGGCGGGGTTTCTTGCGAATCTCGAAGGTTCTATGACGCCTGCAATCTTCGGCATGTCCGGCCTCACGCTGAGCCCGGAAGAACGCGCCTTCTTCCGCGATGCCGATCCTGCGGGCTACATCCTGTTCGGACGCAATATCGAGGATCGCCGGCAGGTGCGGGCGCTGACCGATGAATTGCGCGCCATCCATGGGCGCGAAGACCTGTTTATCTGCATCGACCAGGAAGGTGGCCGTGTCGCGCGGATGCGGCCGCCTGAATGGACGGGCTTTCCCGCAGGTGAAGCGTTCGACCGGCTTTACCGGATAGCCCCTGCCAGCGCGATCGAGGCCACGCGGGTCAATGCGCAAGTCCTCGCGATGGAACTGGCCGAAGTCGGCATTACCGTCGATTGCCATCCGCCGCTCGATGTGCGCCAGCCCGGCGCGCATGACGTGATTGGCGATCGCGCGCTCGGCAGCGAGCCTATGCAGGTTGCGGCGCTCGGCCGCGCTATCCTAGACGGGCTGGCGAAGGGCGGTGTCCTGGGTTGCATCAAGCATATGCCCGGCCATGGGCGCACCACCTGCGATACGCACAAGGACCTGCCGACCGTCCATGCCAGCGGCGAAGAACTGGAAGTGGATCTCGCGCCGTTCCGCGCGCTCAACCAGACCCCGGTGGGCATGACGGGGCACCTGCTGTTCCCGCTGTGGGACGAGGAAAATCCCTCGACCCTGTCGAAGACCATCATAGCCGACATCATTCGCGGTCGGATCGGTTTCGACGGGCTGCTGCTGACCGACGATATCGACATGGAAGCGCTTTCAGGCACGATCCCCGAGCGCGCCGAGCGGGCAATCGCGGCGGGCTGCGACGTGGTGCTCAATTGCTGGGCCAAGATGGACGACATGCAGGGCATCGTCGAGCGCTGCGGCACCATGCGAACCGAGAGCACCACGCGGCTCGATCGCGCACTGGCGGCACGCGCAAGAGCCGAAGAGGCCGACAAGGCGGCCCTGCTAGCGAAGCGCGATCGATTGCTCGGCATCGAGGGGGCGATGGCATGACCGAGGACGCGCTCGTGGTGCCCGATGAGACCGGCGGTTTCGACAGCGGCGAATGGGATGGCATCGCCGCGGCCGGCAGCAAGGATGAAGGCGCGCTCTATCTCGCGCTCGACGGATGGGAAGGGCCGCTCGACCTGCTGCTGGACCTTGCACGTCGACAGAAGGTCGATCTGCGCCAGATCTCGATCCTCGCACTGGTCGACCAGTATCTCGATTATATCGAGCGCGCCGAAGCGCTGAAGCTGGAGCTTGCGGCCGACTACCTCGTCATGGCGGCGTGGCTGGCCTATCTCAAATCCTCGCTGCTATTGCCAAAGGAAGAGCAGGAAGACCCGAGCCCTGAGGAGCTTGCGCTGCGGCTGCAACTGCGGCTCCAGCGGCTGGGCGCGATGCGTGAGAGTGCCGCCCGGCTGATGGCGCGCGACCGGGTCGGCCGCGATGTCTTCCTGCGCGGCGCGCCCGAGGGGCTGCGTACCGATCGCAAGACAAAATGGCAGGCGGCGTGGTTCGATGTCGTGCAGGCCTATGGCCAGGTGAAGGCGCGCACCGCGCCGGTCGTGCACATGGTGCAGGAACGCCCGGTGATGACGCTCGACAGCGCGCTCGACCGGGTTTCCGCCATGCTTGGCGTCGCGCTCGACTGGATGGCGCTGGAGGAATTCCTGCCGCCCCATGCCGATGCGCAATTGCGCCGTAGCGCCAAGGCATCGAGTTTTGTCGCTGCGCTCGAACTGGCGCGGCTCGGCAAGGCGGAAATCCAGCAGGACGAAGCCTTCGGCGAATTGCGGCTGCGGAGGGTCAAGGCATGAGCGGGCAATTGAGCGATCTCGAGCGCGCGATCGAAGCGACCCTGTTTGCGTCTGAGGATCCGATGGGTGTCGAATCGCTCGCAACGCATTTGGGTGATGCTGCCGCAAGCGATGTGCGCGATGCCCTCAAGAACCTCGCCAAGCATTACGAGGAGCGTGGTGTCCACCTCGTCGAGCGGTCCAGGCGCTGGCATTTCCAGACCGCGCCCGACCTCGCGCATCTGCTGCGACGCGAGAAAGAGCAGGTTCGCCGCTTGAGCCGGGCTGCGACCGAAGTGCTGGCGATCGTCGCCTATCACGAGCCGGTCAGCCGCGCCGAGATCGAGGCGATCCGCGGCGTGCAAACCGCCAAGGGCACGCTCGACGTGCTGATGGAAGCGGGCTGGGTCCGCGCCGCCGGACGCCGCGAAGTGCCCGGCCGCCCGGTTATCTACGCGACGACGCCCGAATTCCTGCAGCATTTCGGCCTCGCCAGCCGCAAGGACCTGCCCGGTCTCGACGAGCTCAAGGCCTCGGGCCTGCTCGATCCGGTCGACGATGCCTATGAGGCGCTGACCGCCATGGGCGACGAAGAAGATCGGGACGAGGACAGTGAGGGCGACGAAGAAGGCATTGAAACGCTCGACGATGACCGGCCCGACGTAACCGAAAACGAATTCGAATCGGAAACCCCCGAAACACCGGCATGACTCGCGTTTGCGTGCGCGAGCCCCTATATCTGCCGCAACACTGATTGAAGGAAGGTCCGATGGGACAGATTGGTATTTGGCAAATCCTGATTATCGCACTGGTAATCCTCGTGCTCTTCGGGCGCGGGAAGATCAGCGACATGATGGGCGATTTCGGCAAGGGCGTATCCAGCTTCAAGAAGGGGCTGAACGAGGAAGACAAGCCTGCCGAACCGGCCGCCAAGATCGAAGGCCCCAGCCACGAAGCCAAGCCCGCCGGCGAGGCGGCCAAGGACCCACGGCCTGCCGACAAGCAGGGCTAGTCCGCGAGGAGCAGCGCCATGTTCGATATCGGCGCGACCGAACTGCTGGTCATTGCGATCGTCGCGATTCTGGTGATCGGCCCCAAGGATATGCCGCTCGCGCTGCGCACGGCGGGGCGCTGGATCGGCAAGATCCGGCAGGTTTCCAGCCATTTCCGCACCGGGCTCGACGCGATGATCCGCGAGGCCGAGATCGAGGAAATGGACAAGAAATGGCGCGAGCGGAATGCCGAGATCATGGCCAAGCATCCGGCCGATCAAATGCAGCCGCTCGATGCACCCGATCCTGCCTTGAGCGCCGCCGAAGCAAGAGCGGCGCACACCGAAGCCGCGAAGCCCGCTCGCGCGGCTGAGGAAACACAGGCCGATCGTGCGTCGGCTGACGAACACCCTGCTGCAAGCGAGCCGCGGCTGCCGCTCGAGGGCAGGGACTGACAACGGCATGGCACTCGGTATCAAGGACATCGACGAAACGCAGGCTCCGCTGCTCGACCATCTGGTGGAGCTGCGCACGCGCCTGCTGCGCTCGGTGATCGCGCTGGCGATCGCCTTCGGCGTCTGCTTCTATTTCGCCGACGAGATTTTCGGCATCCTCGTCCGCCCGCTGACCGCTTCCTTCCCGGCGGGTGAAGGCAAGCTGATTTTCACCCAGCTTTACGAGGTGTTCTTCGTCGAGCTGAAGGTTGCGCTGTTCGCAGCCTTCTTCGTCAGCTTTCCGATCATCGCAAACCAGATGTGGGCCTTCATCGCGCCTGGCCTCTACGCGAAGGAGAAGAAGGCTTTCCTGCCGTTCCTGTTCGCGACGCCGATATTGTTCACTGCCGGGGCCGCTCTGGCCTATTTCGTAGTGATGCCGATCGCGATCCGCTGGTTCCTCGGTTTCGAAGGCACTATCGGGGGGCTGGACGTCGAGGCTTTGCCCGGGGCCGGCAATTATCTCGGACTGGCCATGCAGTTCATCCTCGCCTTCGGGATCAGCTTCCTGCTGCCGGTGCTGCTTTTGCTGCTGAACAGGGCGGGGATCGTCAGCCGCGCGCAATTCGTGAAGGCGCGGCGCTATGTGATCGTGGGCGTGGTCGCGGTTGCGGCGATCATGACCCCGCCCGATCCGGGCTCGCAGTTGATCCTGGCGGGTCCGCTCTACCTGTTGTTTGAAGGTTCGATGCTGCTGATGCTGTTCAGCGAGCGCAAGCAAAGGAAGGGCGGACAATTGAATGCCGCCGACGAGGCAGAAGCCGAGACGCTCTGAGGGCAGGTCGCAGCGACAGCTTGGCCCTGCTCCTCAAATCCGGATCGGGCACAAAAAAAGCGGGGCCGCAGCCCCGCTTTCAATGTTCGATTGCTTCGCCTTACTGGCTGAGCGCGTCGTTGTCGTCGCCGCTCGCAGCGATGATGATGCCGCCGATGATGGCGACAGCAGCGAAGATGCCGAGCAGCGCACCGCCACCACCAGCTTCGCTTTCACCTTCGACCGGGGTCGAGGCGCGCGCGAAGCTCGCTTCAGCGACGGCCGGTGCAGCAGCAAGAGAAAGAGCTGCGGTTGCAGCCAGTACGTTACGCAAAATCATTGTATGCCCTCCTGAAGGAAGATTCTGTATCTCAAATTCCGGCCCGTATTAGGGCAGGGTTCGGGAATGCGCAAGCCTCAAAAGCCGAGAATTTCCAATGCGCTCGGAGGCCTTGCCACCCGTTGCCGATAGGCCACACAAGGACGCGGCACTTTCCGGCAAGGGCAATGCGGCTTTACTGGCTCAGCGCGTCGTCATCGTCGTCGGCTGCGAGCACGATGACGCCGGCGACGATGGCCAGCGCGCCGAGAATCAGGAACAGGTCGCTGTTTTCAGCAAGTTGGCTCGATCCGTCGACCGGCGCGCCTGCGCGGAACGATTCGGCAGCGACCGGAGCGGCTGCGAGGCCGAGAGCGGCCACAGCCATGGTAAGGTTGCGAAAGGTCATAAATTCAAACTCCAAGCGGGAACACGGAAAGCGTTCCTGTAAATTCATCGCCACGACGGGTAACGGCCCGACCGAGCGACGCGCACTGCGACGATAAGGTAAAAAAGGCATGAACGGCCAGCGAATATCGCACTCATTCGTATGCCCGGGCGTCTGCAAAGAGGCGTTGCCGCGCCCGTCAGTCGGCGCGGCGGCGATACACACGCTCGCCGCCGATCCAGGTCTCCAGCACCTTTGCATCGCGCAGGTCGTCGGCGCTCGCCAGCATCGGGTCGCGGTCGAGAATCAGGAAATCCGCCCGCTCGCCGGCTACCAAGCGTCCGAAACGCCCGTCGGCGAAGCCGGCATATGCCGCGTCGGCACTGAACCCGGCCAGCGCCGCCTCGCGGCTCACGCGGTCCTGCGGGCGCCATCCGCCGAAGGGCTGGCCATCGGCATCCTCGCGGGTGAAAGCGACCGCCCATCCGGCGAACGGATCGGGAGATTCGACCGGTGCGTCCGAACCGAATGCGAGGCGTGAGCCGGTGTCGGCGATGGTCTTCCAGGCGTAGGCGCCGTCGAGCCGGTCCGGCCCGAGCCGGGCTTCTGCCATCAGCCGGTCGGAGGTCTGGTGAACCGGCTGCATCGAAGCGATGATGCCATATTTGCCGAATTCGGCGATGTCGGTCGGATCGATCACCTGCGCATGCTCGATCCGCCAGCGGCGGTCGCCGCCATAGGTCTCCGCCAGTTCGTCGATTGCGGCCAGCACTTCGGCATTGGCGGCATCGCCGATGGCGTGGATGGCGAGCTGGAAGTTGTCCATCGCTGCGCGGCTCATCAGGTTGCGCAATTGCGCCGGGTTCTGCAGCGGCAGGCCGGTGTTGCCCGGATCGTCGGCATAGGGCCGCTTGAGCCACGCCCCGCGCGAACCGAGCGCACCGTCGAGGTAAAGCTTCACACCATTGAGGCGCAGCCGGTCATCGTAAAGCCATGGCGTCGGGCCGGGGCCGGCGATGGCCTCCATCGCATCGACACCGGCAGCGTAGGACATGATCCGCAGCTTGAGTCGCCCTTCGTCGCCAGCGCGGCGGAAGGTCTGCCAGTCTTCCAGCGAGGTGCCCATGTCGGCAGCCGCTGTAATGCCCATCGCCAGCAGGATGTCCTGCGCCTTCTGCAAGGCGAGATCGCGTTCGCGCGGACGCGGCGCCGGGACCCTGGAATAGATGAGTTCACTCGCCGCATCGACGAAGACGCCCGAAGGCATCTGCGAACCTGCCAGCCGCTCGATACGGCCGCCGGAAGGGCTCTTGGTTTGCGCCGTCACACCGGCCAGTTCCATCGCCCTGGTGTTGGCCCACGTAGCGTGGCCGTCGACACGTTCCAGCACGACGGGCACGTCGGCGACGGCCGCGTCGAGCTCGGCAGCGGTCGGGAAGCGACCGAGGCCCCAGGTCTCCTGGTTCCAGCCGCGCCCGATGATCCATTGGCGGCCGGGGTTGGCAGCGGCGAAATCGGCAATGGCCTGCTGCGCTTCGGCAAGCGAGCGGGTGCCCGACAGGTCCAGCGTCAGCGCGCCGAAGCCGATGCCCATGACGTGCAGGTGTGCATCGATCAGACCGGGA carries:
- the argS gene encoding arginine--tRNA ligase, producing the protein MSELNTIHAAFAAKVDAVLSALEAEGTLPAGVERRNVTVEPPRDPSHGDLATNAAMVLAKQAATNPRALAEKIVEHLERDPDITETAIAGPGFINLRLADRAWLGELEAIAALGEGYGRSQMGEGKRVNVEYVSANPTGPMHMGHCRGAVVGDALAALLEYAGHEVTREYYVNDAGGQVDTLARSAHLRYREALGEDIGAIPGGLYPGDYLKPVGEYLAQELGDRFKDAPEDEWLPIFRAEAVEKMMDVIRADLALLGIHHDLFSSEAALQAAGKPEQAEAWLREHGLVYDGVLEQPKGKVIEDWEPVELPLFRSTKFGDDQDRPIRKSDGKWTYFGADLAYHMQKAEEADALIDIWGADHAGTVKRIKAAVAALSEGQGKPIPFDVKLVQMVQLMRAGEPVKMSKRSGNFITIADMVEEVGKDVVRFTMLTRKPEAQMDFDFAKVVEASKDNPVFYVQYAHARIHSTLRKARAEGIEPSTEAIAQLGEEELGLIKQAAQFPRIVEAAAAAREPHRIAFFLYDLASAFHSFYNLGNDNPSKRVILAQDPALSAARLFLIDTIGQVIRNGLTLLGVEAVEEM
- a CDS encoding SPOR domain-containing protein translates to MIAESGDRDKHDEPIEQFEDEQETDELDLDDDEPLPWLESSDYEEEEGVDTGRLIGFVLLGLLALGLILGAFYFLTNRGTDPELVADGSTIEAPEGDFKERPEDPGGKEFAGTGDVAPAVGEGQAREGRLAEGNRAGGSGDGSGSSARPSVDAPTAGSTGNASASGGVGVQVGAYSTRASAEQGWQQLTRQTDALSGFKYRIQQGTADIGTVYRLQAVAGDAAAANRLCDALKADGVACQVKR
- the nagZ gene encoding beta-N-acetylhexosaminidase, giving the protein MTPAIFGMSGLTLSPEERAFFRDADPAGYILFGRNIEDRRQVRALTDELRAIHGREDLFICIDQEGGRVARMRPPEWTGFPAGEAFDRLYRIAPASAIEATRVNAQVLAMELAEVGITVDCHPPLDVRQPGAHDVIGDRALGSEPMQVAALGRAILDGLAKGGVLGCIKHMPGHGRTTCDTHKDLPTVHASGEELEVDLAPFRALNQTPVGMTGHLLFPLWDEENPSTLSKTIIADIIRGRIGFDGLLLTDDIDMEALSGTIPERAERAIAAGCDVVLNCWAKMDDMQGIVERCGTMRTESTTRLDRALAARARAEEADKAALLAKRDRLLGIEGAMA
- a CDS encoding segregation and condensation protein A, whose protein sequence is MTEDALVVPDETGGFDSGEWDGIAAAGSKDEGALYLALDGWEGPLDLLLDLARRQKVDLRQISILALVDQYLDYIERAEALKLELAADYLVMAAWLAYLKSSLLLPKEEQEDPSPEELALRLQLRLQRLGAMRESAARLMARDRVGRDVFLRGAPEGLRTDRKTKWQAAWFDVVQAYGQVKARTAPVVHMVQERPVMTLDSALDRVSAMLGVALDWMALEEFLPPHADAQLRRSAKASSFVAALELARLGKAEIQQDEAFGELRLRRVKA
- the scpB gene encoding SMC-Scp complex subunit ScpB, whose translation is MSGQLSDLERAIEATLFASEDPMGVESLATHLGDAAASDVRDALKNLAKHYEERGVHLVERSRRWHFQTAPDLAHLLRREKEQVRRLSRAATEVLAIVAYHEPVSRAEIEAIRGVQTAKGTLDVLMEAGWVRAAGRREVPGRPVIYATTPEFLQHFGLASRKDLPGLDELKASGLLDPVDDAYEALTAMGDEEDRDEDSEGDEEGIETLDDDRPDVTENEFESETPETPA
- the tatA gene encoding twin-arginine translocase TatA/TatE family subunit encodes the protein MGQIGIWQILIIALVILVLFGRGKISDMMGDFGKGVSSFKKGLNEEDKPAEPAAKIEGPSHEAKPAGEAAKDPRPADKQG
- the tatB gene encoding Sec-independent protein translocase protein TatB, translated to MFDIGATELLVIAIVAILVIGPKDMPLALRTAGRWIGKIRQVSSHFRTGLDAMIREAEIEEMDKKWRERNAEIMAKHPADQMQPLDAPDPALSAAEARAAHTEAAKPARAAEETQADRASADEHPAASEPRLPLEGRD
- the tatC gene encoding twin-arginine translocase subunit TatC — its product is MALGIKDIDETQAPLLDHLVELRTRLLRSVIALAIAFGVCFYFADEIFGILVRPLTASFPAGEGKLIFTQLYEVFFVELKVALFAAFFVSFPIIANQMWAFIAPGLYAKEKKAFLPFLFATPILFTAGAALAYFVVMPIAIRWFLGFEGTIGGLDVEALPGAGNYLGLAMQFILAFGISFLLPVLLLLLNRAGIVSRAQFVKARRYVIVGVVAVAAIMTPPDPGSQLILAGPLYLLFEGSMLLMLFSERKQRKGGQLNAADEAEAETL
- a CDS encoding amidohydrolase; its protein translation is MFKKSLAALAALSLATPAVADVLVDNIAGIRIDEDGEVDRFTGLWIDDDGRIKQVLDRRDKRPDGTTYSVDGEGRVVIPGLIDAHLHVMGIGFGALTLDLSGTRSLAEAQQAIADFAAANPGRQWIIGRGWNQETWGLGRFPTAAELDAAVADVPVVLERVDGHATWANTRAMELAGVTAQTKSPSGGRIERLAGSQMPSGVFVDAASELIYSRVPAPRPRERDLALQKAQDILLAMGITAAADMGTSLEDWQTFRRAGDEGRLKLRIMSYAAGVDAMEAIAGPGPTPWLYDDRLRLNGVKLYLDGALGSRGAWLKRPYADDPGNTGLPLQNPAQLRNLMSRAAMDNFQLAIHAIGDAANAEVLAAIDELAETYGGDRRWRIEHAQVIDPTDIAEFGKYGIIASMQPVHQTSDRLMAEARLGPDRLDGAYAWKTIADTGSRLAFGSDAPVESPDPFAGWAVAFTREDADGQPFGGWRPQDRVSREAALAGFSADAAYAGFADGRFGRLVAGERADFLILDRDPMLASADDLRDAKVLETWIGGERVYRRRAD